In Ovis aries strain OAR_USU_Benz2616 breed Rambouillet chromosome 13, ARS-UI_Ramb_v3.0, whole genome shotgun sequence, the following are encoded in one genomic region:
- the GMEB2 gene encoding glucocorticoid modulatory element-binding protein 2 isoform X1, with the protein MATPDVSVHMEEVVVVTTPDTAADGSGVEEVKTVLVTTNLAPHGGDLTEDNMETENAAAAAAAAFTASSQLKEAVLVKMAEEEESLEAEIVYPITCGDSRANLIWRKFVCPGINVKCVQYDEHVISPKEFVHLAGKSTLKDWKRAIRMNGIMLRKIMDSGELDFYQHDRVCSNTCRSTKIDLSGARASLGSPTPTEYIPLTPATADVNGAPATITIETCEDPGDWTTAVGDDTFAFWRGLKDAGLLDEVIQEFHQELVETMKGLQQRVQDPPLQLRDAVLLNNIVQNFGMLDLVKKVLASHKCQMDRSREQYARDLAALEQQCDEHRRRAKELKHKSQHLSNVLMTLTPVSLPPPVKRPRLARATSGPAAIASQVLAQSAQIALTPGVPVSQLTSVPLGKVVSTLPSPMLGKAAPQVAPASSPASPLLGGYTVLASSGTTFPNTVEIHPDASSLTVLSTAAMQDGSTVVKVVSPLQLLTLPGLGPTLQNVAQVSPGGSTIVTVPTGTVESAVAAPGPEEHTATIEVAAMAEGHEHK; encoded by the exons ATGGCCACCCCCGATGTGAGTGTCCACATGGAGGAGGTGGTGGTAGTGACGACGCCTGACACGGCGGCGGATGGCAGTGGTGTGGAAGAGGTGAAGACTGTGCTGGTCACCACCAACCTTGCCCCGCACGG CGGTGACCTGACGGAGGACAACATGGAGACGGAAAATGCCGCGGCGGCTGCTGCGGCCGCATTCACGGCATCCTCGCAACTCAAGGAGGCCGTGTTAG TGAAGATGGCTGAAGAGGAGGAGAGCCTGGAGGCAGAGATCGTTTACCCCATCACCTGCGGGGACAGCAGGGCCAACCTGATCTGGAGGAAGTTTGTGTGCCCCGGCATCAATGTGAAGTGTGTGCAG TACGATGAACATGTCATCAGCCCCAAGGAGTTTGTGCACCTGGCCGGCAAGTCCACCCTGAAGGACTGGAAGCGAGCCATCCGAATGAACGGCATCATGCTTAG GAAGATCATGGACTCCGGGGAGCTGGACTTCTACCAGCATGACAGGGTCTGCTCCAACACTTGCCGCAGCACCAAGATTGACCTCTCTGGGGCACGCGCATCCCTGGGCAGCCCCACGCCCACTGAGTACATCCCACTCACGCCAGCCACCGCTGATG TGAATGGGGCTCCTGCGACCATCACCATCGAGACCTGTGAGGACCCGGGGGACTGGACCACAGCCGTTGGAG ATGATACGTTCGCCTTCTGGCGGGGGCTGAAGGATGCAGGCCTGCTGGACGAGGTCATACAGGAGTTCCACCAGGAGCTGGTGGAGACCATGAAGGGCCTACAGCAGCGGGTGCAGGACCCACCCCTGCAGCTCCGAG ATGCCGTCCTCCTCAATAACATCGTCCAAAACTTCGGCATGCTGGACCTGGTGAAGAAGGTGCTGGCCAGCCACAAGTGTCAGATGGACCGTTCTCGGGAGCAGTATGCCCGCGACCTGGCAG CCCTGGAGCAGCAGTGTGACGAGCACCGCCGGCGGGCCAAGGAGCTCAAGCACAAGTCACAGCACCTCAGCAACGTGCTCATGACTCTCACTCCGGTCTCCCTGCCACCCCCTGTGAAGAGACCGCGGCTCGCAAGGGCCACATCTGGGCCAGCCGCCATCGCCTCACAGGTGCTCGCCCAATCTGCCCAGATTGCCCTGACCCCCGGCGTGCCCGTCTCCCAGCTTACCAGTGTGCCGCTGGGCAAAGTGGTGtccaccctgccctcccccatGCTGGGCAAGGCTGCGCCCCAGGTCGCTCCGGCCAGCTCCCCCGCCTCGCCACTGCTTGGCGGCTACACGGTGCTGGCTTCCTCTGGCACCACCTTCCCCAACACGGTGGAAATCCACCCGGACGCGTCCAGCCTCACTGTCCTGAGTACAGCCGCCATGCAGGACGGCAGCACTGTGGTCAAGGTGGTGAGCCCACTGCAGCTGCTCACCCTACCTGGCCTGGGCCCCACCCTGCAGAACGTGGCCCAGGTATCGCCCGGGGGCAGCACCATCGTGACGGTGCCCACGGGGACTGTCGAGAGTGCCGTGGCTGCCCCAGGACCTGAGGAGCACACGGCCACCATTGAGGTGGCCGCCATGGCGGAAGGCCATGAGCACAAGTAG
- the GMEB2 gene encoding glucocorticoid modulatory element-binding protein 2 isoform X2 gives MAVVWKSGDLTEDNMETENAAAAAAAAFTASSQLKEAVLVKMAEEEESLEAEIVYPITCGDSRANLIWRKFVCPGINVKCVQYDEHVISPKEFVHLAGKSTLKDWKRAIRMNGIMLRKIMDSGELDFYQHDRVCSNTCRSTKIDLSGARASLGSPTPTEYIPLTPATADVNGAPATITIETCEDPGDWTTAVGDDTFAFWRGLKDAGLLDEVIQEFHQELVETMKGLQQRVQDPPLQLRDAVLLNNIVQNFGMLDLVKKVLASHKCQMDRSREQYARDLAALEQQCDEHRRRAKELKHKSQHLSNVLMTLTPVSLPPPVKRPRLARATSGPAAIASQVLAQSAQIALTPGVPVSQLTSVPLGKVVSTLPSPMLGKAAPQVAPASSPASPLLGGYTVLASSGTTFPNTVEIHPDASSLTVLSTAAMQDGSTVVKVVSPLQLLTLPGLGPTLQNVAQVSPGGSTIVTVPTGTVESAVAAPGPEEHTATIEVAAMAEGHEHK, from the exons ATGGCAGTGGTGTGGAAGAG CGGTGACCTGACGGAGGACAACATGGAGACGGAAAATGCCGCGGCGGCTGCTGCGGCCGCATTCACGGCATCCTCGCAACTCAAGGAGGCCGTGTTAG TGAAGATGGCTGAAGAGGAGGAGAGCCTGGAGGCAGAGATCGTTTACCCCATCACCTGCGGGGACAGCAGGGCCAACCTGATCTGGAGGAAGTTTGTGTGCCCCGGCATCAATGTGAAGTGTGTGCAG TACGATGAACATGTCATCAGCCCCAAGGAGTTTGTGCACCTGGCCGGCAAGTCCACCCTGAAGGACTGGAAGCGAGCCATCCGAATGAACGGCATCATGCTTAG GAAGATCATGGACTCCGGGGAGCTGGACTTCTACCAGCATGACAGGGTCTGCTCCAACACTTGCCGCAGCACCAAGATTGACCTCTCTGGGGCACGCGCATCCCTGGGCAGCCCCACGCCCACTGAGTACATCCCACTCACGCCAGCCACCGCTGATG TGAATGGGGCTCCTGCGACCATCACCATCGAGACCTGTGAGGACCCGGGGGACTGGACCACAGCCGTTGGAG ATGATACGTTCGCCTTCTGGCGGGGGCTGAAGGATGCAGGCCTGCTGGACGAGGTCATACAGGAGTTCCACCAGGAGCTGGTGGAGACCATGAAGGGCCTACAGCAGCGGGTGCAGGACCCACCCCTGCAGCTCCGAG ATGCCGTCCTCCTCAATAACATCGTCCAAAACTTCGGCATGCTGGACCTGGTGAAGAAGGTGCTGGCCAGCCACAAGTGTCAGATGGACCGTTCTCGGGAGCAGTATGCCCGCGACCTGGCAG CCCTGGAGCAGCAGTGTGACGAGCACCGCCGGCGGGCCAAGGAGCTCAAGCACAAGTCACAGCACCTCAGCAACGTGCTCATGACTCTCACTCCGGTCTCCCTGCCACCCCCTGTGAAGAGACCGCGGCTCGCAAGGGCCACATCTGGGCCAGCCGCCATCGCCTCACAGGTGCTCGCCCAATCTGCCCAGATTGCCCTGACCCCCGGCGTGCCCGTCTCCCAGCTTACCAGTGTGCCGCTGGGCAAAGTGGTGtccaccctgccctcccccatGCTGGGCAAGGCTGCGCCCCAGGTCGCTCCGGCCAGCTCCCCCGCCTCGCCACTGCTTGGCGGCTACACGGTGCTGGCTTCCTCTGGCACCACCTTCCCCAACACGGTGGAAATCCACCCGGACGCGTCCAGCCTCACTGTCCTGAGTACAGCCGCCATGCAGGACGGCAGCACTGTGGTCAAGGTGGTGAGCCCACTGCAGCTGCTCACCCTACCTGGCCTGGGCCCCACCCTGCAGAACGTGGCCCAGGTATCGCCCGGGGGCAGCACCATCGTGACGGTGCCCACGGGGACTGTCGAGAGTGCCGTGGCTGCCCCAGGACCTGAGGAGCACACGGCCACCATTGAGGTGGCCGCCATGGCGGAAGGCCATGAGCACAAGTAG
- the GMEB2 gene encoding glucocorticoid modulatory element-binding protein 2 isoform X3, producing MAEEEESLEAEIVYPITCGDSRANLIWRKFVCPGINVKCVQYDEHVISPKEFVHLAGKSTLKDWKRAIRMNGIMLRKIMDSGELDFYQHDRVCSNTCRSTKIDLSGARASLGSPTPTEYIPLTPATADVNGAPATITIETCEDPGDWTTAVGDDTFAFWRGLKDAGLLDEVIQEFHQELVETMKGLQQRVQDPPLQLRDAVLLNNIVQNFGMLDLVKKVLASHKCQMDRSREQYARDLAALEQQCDEHRRRAKELKHKSQHLSNVLMTLTPVSLPPPVKRPRLARATSGPAAIASQVLAQSAQIALTPGVPVSQLTSVPLGKVVSTLPSPMLGKAAPQVAPASSPASPLLGGYTVLASSGTTFPNTVEIHPDASSLTVLSTAAMQDGSTVVKVVSPLQLLTLPGLGPTLQNVAQVSPGGSTIVTVPTGTVESAVAAPGPEEHTATIEVAAMAEGHEHK from the exons ATGGCTGAAGAGGAGGAGAGCCTGGAGGCAGAGATCGTTTACCCCATCACCTGCGGGGACAGCAGGGCCAACCTGATCTGGAGGAAGTTTGTGTGCCCCGGCATCAATGTGAAGTGTGTGCAG TACGATGAACATGTCATCAGCCCCAAGGAGTTTGTGCACCTGGCCGGCAAGTCCACCCTGAAGGACTGGAAGCGAGCCATCCGAATGAACGGCATCATGCTTAG GAAGATCATGGACTCCGGGGAGCTGGACTTCTACCAGCATGACAGGGTCTGCTCCAACACTTGCCGCAGCACCAAGATTGACCTCTCTGGGGCACGCGCATCCCTGGGCAGCCCCACGCCCACTGAGTACATCCCACTCACGCCAGCCACCGCTGATG TGAATGGGGCTCCTGCGACCATCACCATCGAGACCTGTGAGGACCCGGGGGACTGGACCACAGCCGTTGGAG ATGATACGTTCGCCTTCTGGCGGGGGCTGAAGGATGCAGGCCTGCTGGACGAGGTCATACAGGAGTTCCACCAGGAGCTGGTGGAGACCATGAAGGGCCTACAGCAGCGGGTGCAGGACCCACCCCTGCAGCTCCGAG ATGCCGTCCTCCTCAATAACATCGTCCAAAACTTCGGCATGCTGGACCTGGTGAAGAAGGTGCTGGCCAGCCACAAGTGTCAGATGGACCGTTCTCGGGAGCAGTATGCCCGCGACCTGGCAG CCCTGGAGCAGCAGTGTGACGAGCACCGCCGGCGGGCCAAGGAGCTCAAGCACAAGTCACAGCACCTCAGCAACGTGCTCATGACTCTCACTCCGGTCTCCCTGCCACCCCCTGTGAAGAGACCGCGGCTCGCAAGGGCCACATCTGGGCCAGCCGCCATCGCCTCACAGGTGCTCGCCCAATCTGCCCAGATTGCCCTGACCCCCGGCGTGCCCGTCTCCCAGCTTACCAGTGTGCCGCTGGGCAAAGTGGTGtccaccctgccctcccccatGCTGGGCAAGGCTGCGCCCCAGGTCGCTCCGGCCAGCTCCCCCGCCTCGCCACTGCTTGGCGGCTACACGGTGCTGGCTTCCTCTGGCACCACCTTCCCCAACACGGTGGAAATCCACCCGGACGCGTCCAGCCTCACTGTCCTGAGTACAGCCGCCATGCAGGACGGCAGCACTGTGGTCAAGGTGGTGAGCCCACTGCAGCTGCTCACCCTACCTGGCCTGGGCCCCACCCTGCAGAACGTGGCCCAGGTATCGCCCGGGGGCAGCACCATCGTGACGGTGCCCACGGGGACTGTCGAGAGTGCCGTGGCTGCCCCAGGACCTGAGGAGCACACGGCCACCATTGAGGTGGCCGCCATGGCGGAAGGCCATGAGCACAAGTAG